TTTATGTAATTAATAACCGAATTCATGCCTACTCACTGTATTTACAGGTTCCTAGTTCCAGGAACTTTTGACCATCAATAGTCATCGATCAGAACTCTGGCAGTTTGGAGCCTGTGGAAATGCTGACTGGATCCAACACTCCTGTCTATCAGCCAGTGGCAGGAGCCTGCACTTTTCTGTAGGACAGGAGGGAAATGAAATTGTCATTTCTTAGTAGTAAAAAACCCCAGGGTCAGTACATGATCTTAAAATGAGCAATAAACTTCTAGGGAAAGTGTTCAGCAAGCCTGGATCAGCATCTGTTCCATTTCCTTACAGAGTCCTCAACTGTCCTGTGGTGACCAGAAGGAAGGGTGAAGTCTGGATGTACAGTATTTGTAATTTTGTCTTGCAGATCTCTCTGTTACTCATTCACTCATTAGCAAGCATTAAAAATAGCAGCAGTTTGCATGGATGGAGGGTGTTCCACCAGCTTTCTCCTGCTATTCCTGATCTCTTACTTGCTGTGCACTCAGCTTGTCAGGGCATGCAGAGGGAATATGGATACAGGATTTCATTCTGTACAAACTCAGATAGAACACATATAGTTCTTGTCCTGCTGTGGAGCAGTGTGAGGATGTGCAGAGCGCTCAGGGAGCTTTAAGTTATTGTTCTGCTGCAAAGCAAGAGCAAGAACATGAGTAGGTAAAGAAGAAGATGCTTCAGTGAATGGTTTGATGGCAGAATTTCTACACACACATCCCTCTGTAAAGGGCTGGCTATCCTGGAAGAAGTCACTGATTATCAGTGCACAAATTAAGGCTGCATGAAACACAAAACTAGAAATATTGTGAATCCAGACTTCACCCTTCCTTCTGGTCACCACAGGCCAGTCAAGTTCCTTACAGGACTCTAAGGAAACTGCTgatccaggctgtgctgaacaCTTTCCCTGAGAAAGTAGTTGCTCATTTTAAGATCCTGTACTGGGCCTGGGAGTTTTTTACTGCTAAGAAATGACAATTCACATTCATTTCACTTCTCTTCCATAGTGAGGTAAAGGCTCCTGCATCAGAGTAAGGGGCAGGAGTGCTGGATCCAGTCAGCATTTCCACAGGGTCCAAACTGCCAGAGTTCAGATCAATGACTGTTGATGGTCAAAAGTTACTGGAAGCAGAAACCTGTAAATATAGTCAGTAGACATAAATTTGGCTACTACATTGAATAaacaaacatgatttttttgtttaaatgagTATTCTTTAATCAAATCCTgtgaacaacaacaaaaaaagttgCAAGTAATTCAAGGGGTcatgactttttatttttttcttttttggaaggCCTACAATCTGATCTATGAGAAAATTGCCCTTTGTTCTATTTCTGGAATCCTCATTCCCTAATTTGGCTCATGCTCATCCTGTTCCTCCCCAGACCTTAGGTGTGGCAATGAAATAACCAGATAACTGGTTTGGATCCCAGCACAccagcagtggcagaaagctCTTATCTTGCTGTTCTAGCCTGACTTCCTAAGGAAATAAGCTTtatggagctgtgctgtgtgtctgtctccTTCAGTAATCTGGAGCTTTGGGCTGGTTCAGGTATCTTTGGCAGAACAATAAAGTTATAGTTTTAAAGATGTGAGGCTCCTTTGGGTTTTATGTAAATCCCATCCATTTAAAAACAGAGTCCTTGTTTGTTCTGCTATGGCTCTACAGAGTGTCTGTGGGACAGGAGAATCCCTGGGGAAAGTCTCTCCTTGGCTCCAGCTTCAGGGAAAGCTttggcaggagccagcagcccACACAGGGCAGTTTGTGGGGCCATGAGTCCATGCAGGGAAGTGGAGCCTGCAGTTTGTCAGTGCTGAAAGGAGGGGGTCAGCTGGACATGAGGAGGTCAGCTGGACACCAGGGTGTCTCTTTGTGGCAGGTGTCAGCTGTGTCTGTCCATGAACTTCCAGGGTGTGGGATATTCTCATGGCAGGGCCTGGGAAGTGCTGTGATGACGATTTATGCATCACCtcttgtcgcagacatctttttgtgaaaatcctttcttaggattttttcccttctgaggagctgaggcctcagaaacaaaatgtaaacaatggttgtctgctgctgtggaatgcaacaggtggatccaTGATTGGgctcctgtggatgtttggatttggTGAccagtcacagcagagctggctctcgctctctgtccgagccagctgcctttgttatcattcttttccattctattcttagctagcttctgagaggaaacctttccttctatttctttttagtatagttataatgtaatatatatatatcataaaataataaatcaagccttctgaacatggagtcaacattctcgtctctccCCTCATTcaagaacccctgtgaccactgtcACAACCTCTTCCTGAGTGGTGTTCATGCTTAGctggtgctgagcagctccCCCTTGAAACTTAAGTCAttactttgtttttgtttctgttttgattgCAAGTTGATCATTAATTCCGCACTGTAAATCCATTTTATTTAGAAGGACTTCTAATCCATTTAATTTTGTTGAAGATTTTTTCACTGCACTTGCCTACCTCCCCTCCTGTGTGCATGGCCATTTTGTTGGTGGGGATTTATCCCCATGTTTCTTGACCCCAGGCAGTTTCAAGAAAAGGATTCGACATCCCCACCAGTGGTAAAAATTTCTGGAATTATTTTGAAGCCCTGCAAACGGGAAAGCATAGGGACAGATGTAGTCCCGCCAGTTTTGTATCCAAATTGTTATCTTACTAACGGAAGTTAAAAGGAAACATTCAGCATTGGTGGCATGAACGTGAGGAAGGAAAAtggttttactttctttttctagtCACTTTTTtatgagaggaaatggcttctGGTTCCAAGAGTCATCAAATCAAATTTCTTTCTCCAACAAAGCCAGACTTTTTTGTGATGTGGTGGAAACTTGCCAGTTTCTGGTGTCTTGCTGAAGGATAAAAGAGCTTTCAGACATGAGCCCCAAGTCTGTAATTCAATCTCCTTGGAAGAGCTCCAGGGAATTGTTGCTGGGATCAGGGAGGCTTTGCATGGAAACAGAGATCCGGGCAGATCTGATTGCCATGTCTGAACCTAGACAGGCTGCTTAACCTCTTCTGATCAGCATGTGAAATCAGGCAGTGCTTCCAGCTTTCTGGCTGTTGATTTATGAGTATTTGTAGGTGATGATAACTGAGTGAGCTTCAGGATCTGGGAGTTTGGCTTAACACTCACTCTTCCTCACCGCTGCTTAATTGAAATGGGTTTTTGTTGCTGTTCCACTGGTGATATAGAGCAAGGAGACCTTCAGCTGGAGTCTAAAGAGCTGGACACTTCTAAGCAAAGGCTGCAGCCTGCCTTTGAAGAATACTAAACAAGAATTAAGAATTTTCCAAATTGTTCAGTGGCATGGGAATGTATGACTTCGATGCTTGTGGAATAATGCTGCTTTGCCACCTCTGAATTTCACTGTGACCCCAAGGAAGTTAAGATTTGTGTGTTTCAGGGTAAAGAGATACTGGAAGCTTAACCTCTCTGTCTGAAGGTGAAACTTAGGCCTGGAAGGGGCCTCAGCCCTCGGTGCTGCTGTGGGTCCTTTGCCATGATGGGATGTGGGATAAGGAATGGGAAAACCCCTCAGCTGTGACCTGCTGTGAAACAATCATTTAACACAGGCCACTGAATAGGTCAGGGAGCAATTCTTAAAATTAACTAACCAGAGCTGGATTCAAACCAGTAAATTTTCTAATAATAAAAGGCATGAAAATGTCTTACCAgtaaaaattaagaagaaaaggGACTGGAAGGACACTCCTAGCTGGAAATTGCCCTGGAAATACTGCTCTTCCTTTCAGAGATTAAAGATACCACTGTACTGTATCatattaaatacttttttgtCCCATTTTTGGCTACATTAGCCTGGGATAACATTGCTCCTCCAGaaatattgtttcttttctatttaCATTCCCTTAAAAATGATTCTACCTTTCAAGCTAACCTCCTTCACCACCTGTTTATCATTAACTTCCTCTCTGGTTCGTGTGGCATCCCACCTGCCTGTATGGAAGGCAAGTTTACACTGAGAGCAGGTGCAGACGCAAAAGGGATAAAGCCCTTTTAatcacagagctcagcccagtgCTGAGCCAGAGAGGGGAGCAGTGTCCCACAGCACCCTCAAACCCAGCTCAGATGGGGTTCATGGGGTGCACAGATCACCTCTCACAGAGCCAAAAGTTCTTGGGGAAGCACAGGGATCACCTGTGAACTTCTTGCTGCAGTCTCAGACTCTTTGGAGCAGATTTTCACCAGCCCATGACCTCAGGGGAACAGCTCCATCCAGGCTGGAGCCAAGGCCGCCTGCTCCTTCAACAATATTTGAAGTAGGTGGTTGAACATCAAAAAGCAACAGACATGGAGCTTTCCCAGTGCTCTCATCCTCATCTTTCCCTCTTGCTGAAGGGATTCTccccaggtgtggctgtgctggtcTGGCCATTGGCACGGTCACCTCTGTACCCTGTTTGCTCTGAAGGAGAAGGAGGCTGATGGGCAGTGCCTCTGTCTGCCCACCCCTCCCCAGTGAATTCCTGAGCCCTCAGCTAATCTCAGCCAAATGTGACAGAGGAGGAGAAGCCTCGAATTTGTTCCTTTGGTTTTCATCAGAGCCAGCTGAAAGACACCTGCTGGGAAGGGGTGGGGTGGGAGTTCTGTATCCCTCAGCCCCCCAGAGACTCCAGTGGGTTGGGGCTGGTTGTGGGAGCAAAGCCaggccaggggcagctctgcctcctcatGAGCCACCAGAAAGTGACTTCTCCTTGTGTGTCCAAGCTGGACCTTTCCCAGAACACAAAGGTGAGAAATTTTATAATTCACTGCTGGGGGGAAGCACCAGGCTGTTACACAGGGGTGACTGGAGGGTGCTGTGATAGAGCACAACCACTGCTCATGGTCCTCTGTCTCCTGCAGGCCAAGGTAGCCAGTGTCTATGAGTCACCTGGCTTCTTCCTAAGCTTGGACCCAATTCCAGGAGCCCTGGAAGCTGTGCAGGAGATGCTCCACATGCAGGAGTAAGGACACTTTGCACCCTGCAGCCCTTTTCCAGGATCTAACACACTTTCCCCTGACTGCTAACAAAGGCTGTTTCTTTTCAGTACTGAGGTCTTCATTTGCACGAGCCCTCTCCGGAAATATGAGCACTGCATCGTGGAAAAGGTGGGAGAGAAttgtttttattgtgtttaaTGCTGCTTTTGCAAGGCTTTGCTGTTTCATATTACCCAAGTTGGAACTACTCCTTTCTAGAGACAGTAGCTGCTCTAGCTGCCAGGCTTCCCTCAATCCCTGTCTGAGGGATAGGttctcacacacagagcagtaaCTCAGGACAGGGAATCTCCAAGTGCCACATGGTGCCAGAATTGCTGTGGAGCACATGAGCCCTGGGCTCttgaggctgggctgggaccaGCTGTGTCAGCAGGTGACAGCAAAGGAACTGTTGTAGTGTgatccacagggatggggtATTCCCAGGGGATTCTACTCTGGAGAACCACCAACCAACAAAACCTACTTCAGTCTAAATCTGGAGCCTGAGATGTCCCAGAAGAGGTCAGTGCTGTGTGGAGGAGGCTGTAGTGTTGGAATAAATCCTTTTTCCCTGTGGTACAAGAATGGAAGGGGGGACTTTGATCACTAGAATGACTTAGATGGGTCCAACCCATGTGCTCTGGGCAAGCAGCCAGTGCTCACAAATTcaacagctgggcacagccagggcagtgctgagtgAAGGCTGTCACACAAACAGGTTTAAtcagcatcctgggctgcagccagtcTCCATGTGGGGATTCCTAGACACAGATAAGGTTTACAGGGGGAAGAAATTGCTCTATTAGGGCTGGTCTGACAGGAGTGATGTGCAAactgagagcacagcaggattttctcctgTTCCTTGTCTCTGCAGTATAAGTGGGTAGAGAAACACTTGGGACCCGAGTTTGTGGAGCGGATTATTCTGACCCGAGACAAGACTGTGGTGGCTGCTGACCTGCTGTTTGATGACAAGGACACCATCCAAGGTTTGAACAGCATTTCCATggttggctgctggctggggagctgaTTTGAGATGATTCCagcttttcccccttcccacagGTGTGGAGCCGAACCCGAGCTGGGAGCACATCCTGTTCACCTGCTGCCACAACAGGCAcctccagctgccagccccgcgCCGGTGCCTGCATTCCTGGGCCGACGACTGGAAGGCCATCCTGGAAAGCAAGCGCAGGCAGTAGTCCAGGAAGGGGATGCCGTgctcttcccactgccaggaAACAACCagcccaccccctgccatgccCAGGAGGCACCGTCACTGCAGGGATCAGCCAGAGAAGAAATGAGCTGCTCCTGTCAGACACAGCGCTCTGGGTTTCTGGAAGATTGCTCTGCACTTTTAATCTCTGTAGTGTTTTGAATATTTGCTGTTGGAGAAGAGAAACTATAAACTACAAGCAGCTGTGGttggatttttgtgtgtgtttaacCTCACTCCTGTTTGGTTTGTGCTctctgggggcagaggggagagaaaaagaggaagaaggcTCTCATATGGGAGCAGATCCAGTGTAGGTGTCTGACAGGAAGCACTGGGCTCAACAGTCAAACCTTTTAACTGTTATCGATTTAGCCACCTTGGTTATTGGGTTTTCTCTTGCCTCATGGCTGATAATGAAAAGAGACAAGGCTGGCTTCGATTTCTTAGCCCGTGTGCTTCTCACACAGAAATGATTACACAGCATTTAAGTTAAGTTAATGTTTTATTAACTGAAGCTTTTACAAGACAGTTGTTCTCATGAGCCGGACTGCCATGAcccccccctccttttttttttaaattttttttttttaattacttcacCTTTCTCACCAGTGGTAATAAAAGACAAACTTTCCACTTCATTTCTAGAGTAGCTACAGCCTGCCCTATGTAGTGATTCCGTAGCTGGCTGTCTGAGCCATGATTAGAGGAGGGCATAACTAGTGCCATAGGGATGGAGAGATTGTGAACTGCAAGGGCAGGGAAACTCCTTTCTCTGAAGGAGGAATACATTTCTGTGACATTTCAGTGACTTGAGTTGACACTTAGCATCACTTGTCACAGGCACTGAAGGGGAGAGGTGTAGCACAACTAGCCAGGAACTGGAGTGGATGTAATTCTGTCCAATAACCCGAGCAGAACACCCCTCGTTGCTGGGAAGGGTTGTTTGTGCAAGCTGGGTGCTGAGCTGCACTTGGCAAAGCACTTTCCAATGTGCAACCATGAcctgctttattttaaatatttgcaggCTTAGCTGTGTGCTTGGCCCAGCTGCCGTGTTAGTGCTGTTCCTTCCTGTTTGTTAACCAAACACCAGCACTGGTGGGACCAACTCCCCTCTTTAATGCTGCTC
This DNA window, taken from Molothrus aeneus isolate 106 chromosome 25, BPBGC_Maene_1.0, whole genome shotgun sequence, encodes the following:
- the NT5C gene encoding 5'(3')-deoxyribonucleotidase, cytosolic type codes for the protein MHIHVANMHMHERSSRAGPGALRERRAGSGLGMGSAAGPLRVLLDMDGVLADFEGAVLREFRARFPAEPRVELEERRGFSVREQYRSLREDLAAKVASVYESPGFFLSLDPIPGALEAVQEMLHMQDTEVFICTSPLRKYEHCIVEKYKWVEKHLGPEFVERIILTRDKTVVAADLLFDDKDTIQGVEPNPSWEHILFTCCHNRHLQLPAPRRCLHSWADDWKAILESKRRQ